TTATTCCAAAAAATAATCTTGGATAATTTTACTAGATAATGATGGTAGATCTATATGAGGAAGATGACCACAATTTTGCAACCCTACAAAATTTAATTTTTCAATACTTCTTATATTTTTAATCTCTTTTTTTCCAAGAATTCGATCATTTTCTCCACACAATGTTTTAATTGGGATATTTGGGATATATTTTTGAGTCCCTGCGAACCCACCACTTTTTGCAAATGATGCAAGTGAATTCCTCCATCCTTTACAACCTAGATGAATTGAAGCAATTTGCTCTTCCATCTTACCAACACATTCATCTGGATAAGCAAATGCTTGCCTACAAAGAGTTTTTCTGACCTGAGGCAATCCAAGAAATGAGGCGCCAATTTGGTTAAGAGGGAAAGGGATACTCTTAGGTTCTCCAAACAATCCGGCGGGAGACAAAAGGATGATTTTATCAATAGAATCAGGAATTTCAAAAGCAAGTTTTAAAGCAGTTGAGCCTCCCATGGAGGCTCCAATAATTTTTAGATTCTTTGCTATGTTTAATGTCTTAAGGAGATCAATTAAATGTAAAATTATTTTCGAGGAATTGTATTCATTTGTTGCGCACCTGGGACTAAAACCAAAACCCAGAAGATCAGGAACGATAACTTGAAAATTTCTTTTTAGTGATTTATATATTCTCCTGAATTCTAAAAAACTACTA
This is a stretch of genomic DNA from Prochlorococcus marinus XMU1412. It encodes these proteins:
- a CDS encoding alpha/beta fold hydrolase encodes the protein MTKNNFEQLSDLNAEFFESARLSLLDPLGLYLANDVKWIKLNQKWNSLKFPVVMGGKGQPILLLHGFDSSFLEFRRIYKSLKRNFQVIVPDLLGFGFSPRCATNEYNSSKIILHLIDLLKTLNIAKNLKIIGASMGGSTALKLAFEIPDSIDKIILLSPAGLFGEPKSIPFPLNQIGASFLGLPQVRKTLCRQAFAYPDECVGKMEEQIASIHLGCKGWRNSLASFAKSGGFAGTQKYIPNIPIKTLCGENDRILGKKEIKNIRSIEKLNFVGLQNCGHLPHIDLPSLSSKIIQDYFLE